The DNA region CCGCTGACCACGTTGTCGGATTGCAAGAGACGCACTTGATCGTACGTCAGCGGGCGCAGCGCATTCGGCAGCGGCCACGTCGCGAGCGCCATCAGCTTGGCAAGCCAGAACGGCAGCGGTGCAAACCCGCGCTTGCGCCCCACATATTCGAGTGTCCGTTCGAGGATCTCGCGGAACGACAACACCTCCGGCCCCCCAAGCTCATAGACCTCGCCCGGCTTCCCGCTGCCCTGCACCGCGTGAGCGATGGCCGCCGCCACATCGCCGACAAAGACCGGCTGAAAGCGCGTGCGCCCGCCGCCCACCAGAGGCAGCGCCGGCGAGATTCGCGCCATGGCGGCGAACCGGTTGAAGAAGTCGTCCTCTGGACCGAACACGATCGAGGGCCGCACAATGATGGCTCCGGGAAATTCCTCGAGCACGGCCGCTTCGCCGGCCGCCTTCGTGCGTGCGTACTGCGCAGGCGAGGCGGCCGAGGCCCCGATCGCCGAGATGTGCACGAGGCACCGCGCGCCCGCCTCCCGCGCCGCCCGCGCAACGGCGCGCGCGCCCTCGTCGTGCAAGGCCTTGAAGGTCTGCGCGCCGCCGCTGGCCAGGATGCCGACGCTGTTGATCACGAT from Hyphomicrobium sp. CS1GBMeth3 includes:
- a CDS encoding complex I NDUFA9 subunit family protein, with the translated sequence MAAQGGSNELVTIFGGSGFVGRHTVRALAKKGYRIRAASRRPDLAGYLQPMGDVGQIQPVQANLRYPDSVRRAAEGAHIVINSVGILASGGAQTFKALHDEGARAVARAAREAGARCLVHISAIGASAASPAQYARTKAAGEAAVLEEFPGAIIVRPSIVFGPEDDFFNRFAAMARISPALPLVGGGRTRFQPVFVGDVAAAIAHAVQGSGKPGEVYELGGPEVLSFREILERTLEYVGRKRGFAPLPFWLAKLMALATWPLPNALRPLTYDQVRLLQSDNVVSGAASKEGRTLAGLGVATAQSIETIVPGYLERFRPKGQYSHYRG